In one window of Calypte anna isolate BGI_N300 chromosome 1, bCalAnn1_v1.p, whole genome shotgun sequence DNA:
- the SLITRK6 gene encoding SLIT and NTRK-like protein 6, with translation MKLWIFILYSAVVASDPFLSQPYFPSVRGTCQSLCSCEEKDDTMIINCEERGIKMVSEINVPPSRPFHLNLLNNGLAKLHVNEFAGLVNALSLHLGFNNIADIEPGAFNGLSLLKQLHINHNSLETLREDTFNGLENLEFLQADNNFITVIEASAFSKLNRLKVLILNDNAIEYLPPNIFRFVPLTHLDLRGNQLQTLPYVGFLEHIGRILDLQLEDNKWACNCDLLQLKIWLENMPPQSIIGDVVCNSPPVIKGSILSRLKKESLCHTHPPNELEDPSGSLPLLVTSSISDSHLSTKVIPIIKAPTKEPSLVLHTPKPTQFPGIYCPVPCHCTSHMLSGVLMHCQERNIESLSDLGPPPPNPKKLILAGNIIQTLLKSDLVDYVSLEMLHLGNNRIEILEEGSFMNLTRLQKLYLNGNHLTKLSQNLFLGLQHLEYLYLEYNFIKEVLPGTFNAMPKLKVLYLNNNLLQTLPPHIFSGVPLNRLNLKTNQFAHLPVSNVLDELDMLVQIELEDNPWDCTCDSVGLQKWIQKLSKNTMMGDIFCKSPGHLAKKELKSLNSEVLCPGLINSPALPTHASFIIVTTSSTTTNNAESILQSLTDAVPLSVLILGLLIVFITIVFCAAGIVVLVLHRRRRCKKKQADEQMRDNSPVHLQYSMYGHKTTHHTTEHPAGTLYEQRVVTPMVQVYRSPSFSPKHTEQQEEGSEKEVNDSKHLRRSLLERENSSPLTGSNVKYKTTDQSPEFLSFQDASCLYRNILEKERELQQLGITEYLRKNIVQLQPDMEVHYPGTHEELKLMETLMYSRPRKVFLEQTKNEYFELKANLHTEPDYLEVLEQQT, from the coding sequence ATGAAGCTCTGGATTTTCATTCTATATTCAGCTGTGGTTGCATCTGATCCCTTCCTGTCACAGCCTTATTTTCCTTCAGTCAGAGGAACCTGTCAGAGTTTGTGTTCCTGTGAAGAAAAGGATGATACTATGATTATAAACTGTGAAGAAAGAGGCATCAAGATGGTATCGGAAATAAATGTCCCACCATCACGGCCTTTTCATCTTAATCTCTTAAACAATGGCCTGGCTAAGTTACATGTGAATGAATTTGCTGGCCTTGTTAATGCTCTCTCTCTACATCTTGGCTTTAATAATATTGCAGATATTGAGCCCGGGGCTTTCAATGGTCTCAGCCTTCTTAAGCAACTTCATATCAATCACAATTCTTTAGAAACACTTAGAGAGGATACATTTAATGGATTGGAAAATCTGGAGTTTCTTCAAGCAGACAACAATTTCATCACAGTAATTGAAGCAAGTGCCTTTAGCAAGCTCAACAGGCTTAAAGTACTTATTTTGAATGATAATGCCATTGAGTATCTTCCTCCGAACATATTTCGTTTTGTGCCACTGACCCATTTAGATCTTCGTGGAAACCAGTTGCAGACACTGCCCTATGTTGGCTTTTTGGAGCACATTGGTAGAATACTCGACCTACAGTTGGAAGATAATAAATGGGCCTGTAACTGTGATTTGCTGCAGCTGAAGATATGGCTGGAAAACATGCCTCCTCAGTCAATAATAGGTGACGTTGTATGCAACAGTCCTCCAGTTATCAAAGGCAGCATCTTAAGTCGGTTGAAAAAAGAATCACTTTGTCACACTCATCCTCCCAATGAACTTGAGGATCCTTCAGGGTCACTGCCCTTGCTTGTAACCTCATCTATCAGTGATAGTCATCTATCAACTAAGGTGATTCCTATCATTAAAGCTCCCACTAAAGAACCAAGTTTAGTTCTTCATACTCCCAAGCCTACTCAGTTTCCAGGAATCTATTGTCCTGTCCCCTGTCACTGCACCAGCCACATGCTCTCAGGAGTTCTCATGCACTGTCAGGAGCGAAATATTGAAAGCTTGTCTGATTTAGGACCACCTCCTCCAAATCCTAAAAAGCTTATTCTAGCTGGAAACATTATTCAGACATTACTAAAATCAGATCTTGTGGACTATGTCAGCCTGGAAATGCTTCACCTGGGGAATAATCGCATTGAAATTCTTGAGGAAGGCTCCTTTATGAATCTGACTAGACTGCAGAAATTGTATCTCAATGGCAATCATCTCACAAAACTAAGTCAGAATCTCTTCCTTGGCCTTCAGCATCTTGAATACTTGTACCTTGAATATAATTTCATCAAAGAAGTTTTGCCAGGGACATTTAATGCAATGCCAAAACTTAAGGTCCTCTACTTAAATAACAACCTTCTGCAAACTTTGCCACCTCATATCTTTTCAGGTGTTCCACTCAACAGACTAAACCTGAAAACAAACCAATTTGCTCATTTACCTGTAAGCAATGTCTTGGATGAGCTGGATATGTTGGTACAAATTGAACTTGAAGACAACCCTTGGGATTGCACCTGTGATTCAGTTGGACTGCAGAAATGGATACAAAAACTGAGTAAGAATACGATGATGGGTGATATTTTTTGTAAATCTCCAGGACACCTAgcaaaaaaagaactaaaatccTTGAACAGTGAAGTTTTGTGTCCAGGTTTAATAAACAGCCCTGCCCTACCAACTCATGCCAGTTTTATAATTGTGACAACTTCTTCTACTACCACCAACAATGCAGAAAGCATCCTGCAGTCCCTTACAGATGCCGTCCCACTTTCTGTTTTAATATTAGGACTTCTAATTGTGTTTATCACTATTGTATTTTGTGCAGCAGGAATAGTCGTTCTCGTTCTGCATCGACGACGAAGatgcaaaaagaaacaagcagatGAGCAAATGAGAGATAATAGCCCAGTCCACCTCCAGTACAGCATGTATGGGCACAAGACCACACACCACACAACGGAGCATCCAGCTGGAACCCTCTATGAGCAACGTGTGGTTACTCCCATGGTTCAGGTCTACCGCAGCCCATCCTTCAGCCCCAAGCACACTGAGCAACAGGAGGAGGGAAGTGAGAAGGAAGTTAATGATTCCAAACACCTCCGCCGAAGTCTCCTGGAAAGAGAGAACAGCTCACCTCTTACAGGTTCAAATGTCAAATATAAGACTACAGATCAATCTCCTGAATTTCTATCTTTTCAGGATGCCAGCTGCTTGTATAGAAACATTcttgaaaaagagagagaactgCAGCAACTAGGGATCACAGAGTatctaagaaaaaatattgtccAGCTCCAGCCTGATATGGAAGTTCATTATCCTGGAACACATGAGGAGCTGAAGCTAATGGAGACACTCATGTACTCCAGGCCAAGAAAGGTTTTCCTAGAACAAActaaaaatgaatattttgaaCTCAAAGCTAATTTACATACTGAGCCTGACTACCTGGAAGTCCTGGAACAACAAACATGA